A window of Fusarium falciforme chromosome 1, complete sequence genomic DNA:
CCGCACCAAGACCCGCGGTCCTGCCTACACCCTCCCGATTCCCTCGCCGCCTCTCCCGGCCAACGAGTCGCCCGACCCGGACAGCGAGAGCTACGATATCCTCGACGAGGTCATTGCCCTCTTCCGAGCAAACACCTTTTTCCGTAACTTTGAGATCCAGGGTCCCGCCGACCGCCTGCTTGTCTATGGTATCTGGTTCATTAGCGACTGCCTGACCCAGATCCGACCTCAGGCGTCTCTGCGTGATGCCCAGAAGGATGTTATGAATTTGGCTCTTGACCTTAACTTTGCCATTCCCGGTGACCCCGGATGGCCCCTTAACCAGGTGGGTGGCAAGAGCGGAGAAGAGCTCCGGTTCTCAGGAGGTGTTGGAATGCTGACGTGTTTTTGTAGATGTATGAGCCACCTCGGGATAGGCAAGAGGCTGAGCAGTTGAAGCAGTACCTGTCGCAGGTTCGACAGGAGCTGGCCGTCCGGTTACTCGCCCGGGTAtacgatgaggacgagacCAAGCCCAGCAAGTGGTGGTTGAGCTTCACCAAGAGAAAGTTCATGGGCAAGTCTCTGTAGATGATACAGGAGGGCATAGGGGTTGAATATTAGAAGGGTGCAATTGCGCACACAAGTTGAAGAGCTGGCACCTTGCAAAAGATATCTTTTCCCATGTGAGCCAATCGTTTATTTCGCATTCTGCTTTGCATACCTAGATGGGAAGTTTCTCTTGAACCGGGCTAACGCAGGTCCTGGTTCTATTGAGGGGCAACATGCAGTGATATTCTATTGTTGATATTCTATTGTCCATGTCCCATTCAGTGCCCCATTGTTGATGTTCAATTAACTGTTTCCAGCAGGCGCTGATTATGTCCCAACCGACAGGATATCAAACAGCCTCTCGTCCTTTGACTTGATGATGCACTCTTCTCATAAATCCGACTCTCACTCAAACACATAGCAAACAGCGAATATTCAACACAAAATCATCCGAAATGCCTGGGTTTCAGGGAGGATGGGCCAAGACCGATGAGCAGGGCCTCCTGAACCTCATGGTCTCCATGTACAAGGGCCTCGTTAGCGCTCGCAAACGCGCCGGTCTCTCCGCCGAAGATGTCATGAAAAGCCCAGAAGAAATCAAGGCTACTGCGCATCCAGCCCCCCATCGACCCGCAACTCTAAACCacatcaaggaggagatgccCGCCCTGTCTGCTTTGTACGACCGGCTCCAGACTGTGGTCGACTTCGAGCAAGGCCCGGATAACGCTCGCGACGTAGAACCGCTACTCAGAGATGCTATCGAGGAGCTAGATCCTGAAAACACCATCAttctgatggagaagacCGTCCAGGTACAGTTCACCCTCCCAGTCCTTCTCTAAGATGACCATCTTCCTGACGAACACATAAGACCTAAACAACCTAGAAGCCCCTTGCGATTTAAGATCTCGAAATTCAATCCGGTGTTCTCGACTCAACTTGATCTTCTGGATTGTGGCCCTGAGACTGGGTGAAGGATGTTCAACTTGAGGGAGGGAAGTGGGCGTGGAATAAGGTGAAATGGATGGACTCCTGGATGGATGAGGGATTATGACCTATTTACAAGCTCGAGAGTTGTCTGCCAAGGCTCAATCGCATCGAAATGCCCACAATGACGTTTCTTGCACAAGTCTTCGAAAGTGATTCCTGTTATGGATGTCATCCGGGTCGAGGAAAGGAGACGCCAGTACAACAACCCCTGTAGCTTATCCTCCCTTAAAGATAGTATTcaaattataattaggatAGGCAAAGGAACTCTAAAGTATTGAATTTATCCctgattattttatataaatttatttctcATGCTTGAGGGGAGTTAGGTGACCCTCTTGAATGTTCTGGTGTCTCGTCTGAGTGAACGTCAAGCGTGGCTTCAGTAGATCTCGTCAAACGTCGCCAAACAATTATCTCTTTGCAACATTTTTTTTAGGAATAAACTGACATAATCTTCAAAG
This region includes:
- a CDS encoding Actin-related protein 2/3 complex subunit 3, which translates into the protein MPAYNSVFNSDPNVPRLIGNFPLLPLRTKTRGPAYTLPIPSPPLPANESPDPDSESYDILDEVIALFRANTFFRNFEIQGPADRLLVYGIWFISDCLTQIRPQASLRDAQKDVMNLALDLNFAIPGDPGWPLNQMYEPPRDRQEAEQLKQYLSQVRQELAVRLLARVYDEDETKPSKWWLSFTKRKFMGKSL